One segment of Pontibacter akesuensis DNA contains the following:
- a CDS encoding DnaJ domain-containing protein, with protein sequence MSATYYTILGINPTASAQEVKAAYKRLALKYHPDRNPGNAHAEELFKLVNTANQTLSDPGKRALYDMRLQYQREQQRRAVYHQAHYEQSQQYYGTRQPAGVSERYYKPRQQVRHNRFSRKDWYISAAFVGGILLFSLLLKTVMDHVSGEDKYKTALAYMADGKYSSAHTLLSDAIHFIPDHAGAYEARASINLEVNENYEQALRDLNQSIALQEKPPAHLFYMRGRSYKNLEQYGQAEHDLTTALRLNPTLWLAYLKRGEVRLFYLQKQEAAIADLTKFLSQSSPGELRVEALTYRGFAYYRQGQSKKSEQDYRAALAEDKDNGRLYYLLGRTEMELQQQPDSACAHFSQAYQLGYSAALQELRTNCP encoded by the coding sequence TTGAGCGCTACTTATTACACTATACTTGGCATTAACCCCACGGCCTCGGCGCAGGAAGTGAAGGCGGCTTACAAGCGGCTCGCGCTGAAATACCACCCCGACCGCAACCCGGGGAACGCACACGCCGAAGAGCTGTTCAAACTCGTGAACACCGCCAACCAAACCCTGTCTGATCCGGGCAAGCGGGCGCTCTACGACATGCGCCTGCAGTACCAGCGTGAGCAACAGCGAAGGGCTGTGTACCATCAGGCCCACTACGAGCAGAGCCAGCAGTACTACGGCACAAGGCAGCCCGCCGGCGTATCGGAGCGGTACTATAAGCCGAGGCAGCAGGTGCGCCACAACCGCTTCTCCCGCAAAGACTGGTACATCAGCGCTGCTTTTGTGGGTGGCATACTGCTGTTCAGCCTCCTGTTGAAAACAGTGATGGACCACGTGTCAGGCGAAGACAAGTATAAAACCGCCCTGGCCTATATGGCGGACGGGAAGTACAGCAGTGCGCATACCTTGCTGAGCGATGCGATACACTTCATACCGGACCATGCCGGCGCCTACGAGGCCCGTGCCTCCATTAACCTGGAGGTAAACGAGAATTATGAGCAGGCGCTGCGTGACCTGAACCAGAGCATAGCCCTGCAGGAAAAGCCACCGGCGCACCTGTTTTACATGCGGGGGCGCAGCTACAAAAACCTGGAGCAGTACGGGCAGGCAGAGCACGACCTGACCACCGCTCTGCGCCTGAACCCCACCCTTTGGCTGGCCTATCTGAAGCGGGGGGAGGTGCGCCTTTTTTACCTGCAAAAGCAGGAGGCCGCCATCGCAGACCTGACTAAGTTTCTGAGCCAGAGTAGCCCCGGAGAACTACGGGTGGAGGCGCTTACCTACCGCGGGTTCGCCTATTACAGGCAGGGGCAGAGCAAGAAATCGGAGCAGGATTACCGGGCGGCGCTTGCCGAAGACAAAGACAACGGGCGGCTCTACTACCTGCTGGGGCGTACTGAAATGGAACTGCAGCAGCAACCGGATTCCGCCTGTGCGCACTTTTCGCAGGCCTACCAGCTTGGTTATTCTGCCGCCTTGCAAGAGCTGCGCACCAACTGCCCGTAA
- a CDS encoding DUF6122 family protein, whose translation MNLGFALHLFLHLLVPLAVAWFFFRAEFRRATLLMLAGLLIDLDHLLADRILDPNRCSVGYHLLHAYWLIPLYILLAFIPKTRLIGLGLVIHIILDWLDCYRQHVLGF comes from the coding sequence ATGAACCTTGGATTTGCACTTCACCTCTTTCTGCACCTACTGGTGCCTTTGGCGGTTGCCTGGTTTTTCTTCCGGGCCGAGTTCAGGCGGGCAACCCTGCTTATGCTGGCCGGCTTACTTATAGACCTGGATCATCTTTTGGCTGACCGCATTCTGGACCCCAACCGGTGCAGTGTCGGTTACCACCTGCTGCACGCCTACTGGCTAATTCCACTGTACATTCTGCTGGCCTTTATCCCCAAAACAAGACTAATAGGGCTCGGCCTTGTCATCCACATCATACTTGACTGGCTGGACTGTTACCGGCAGCACGTCCTGGGCTTTTAA
- a CDS encoding (Fe-S)-binding protein — translation MVIGLENIIFLIVAAIGIGLFVWQISKIRKNVLMGRNVELADNTSERINKTLLVAFGQQKMFKRPLPAVLHLFVYVGFLVINIEVIEILIDGIFGTHRILGFAGILYSGLMFINEILAALVIVACAMFLWRRNVTKVPRLSKGVEMRAWPKMDANIILVVEIVLMLALFAFNISDLKLAQLRGTHVAGAYPISSLFVNALGSDPESLHIIGRVGWWFHIIGILAFMNYLPSSKHFHIIMAFPNVYFSKLLPKGKFTTNPAITTEIKAMLDPSFQPPAPEVDAAGNPVMQRFGAKDVEDLTWKQLMDSYTCTECGRCTDVCPANMTGKLLSPRKIVMDTRDRMEEKGEHPAIFAPNHYKEMGVERVDTTEENTLLRGYITPEELWACTSCNACVEACPVNIDQLSTIMDLRRFLVLEESAAPASLNAMFTNIENNGAPWAFSPSDRFNWADELYVPSKN, via the coding sequence GTGGTAATAGGACTGGAAAATATCATCTTCTTAATTGTGGCGGCCATCGGAATTGGCCTTTTTGTGTGGCAGATCAGCAAGATACGCAAGAACGTGCTGATGGGCCGTAATGTGGAGTTGGCCGACAATACTTCAGAGCGCATCAACAAAACTCTTTTAGTGGCCTTTGGGCAGCAGAAGATGTTTAAACGCCCGCTGCCAGCTGTGCTGCACCTGTTTGTGTACGTAGGCTTCCTGGTGATCAACATTGAGGTGATCGAGATCCTGATCGACGGCATCTTCGGCACGCACCGCATACTTGGTTTTGCCGGTATCCTCTACAGCGGCCTGATGTTTATAAACGAGATACTGGCGGCGCTGGTGATTGTTGCCTGCGCCATGTTCCTGTGGCGCCGCAATGTAACTAAGGTGCCACGCCTGTCAAAAGGTGTGGAGATGCGGGCATGGCCAAAGATGGATGCCAACATCATCTTGGTCGTGGAAATCGTGCTGATGCTGGCGCTCTTCGCGTTCAACATATCAGACCTGAAACTGGCGCAGTTGCGTGGCACGCATGTGGCTGGGGCTTACCCAATTAGCTCCCTGTTTGTAAATGCGCTGGGCAGCGATCCTGAGTCCCTGCACATCATAGGCCGCGTTGGCTGGTGGTTCCACATTATCGGCATTCTGGCATTTATGAACTACCTGCCGAGCTCCAAGCACTTCCACATCATCATGGCTTTCCCGAACGTGTACTTCTCTAAGCTGTTGCCGAAGGGTAAGTTTACCACCAACCCGGCTATCACCACAGAAATAAAGGCCATGCTCGACCCTAGCTTTCAGCCGCCGGCCCCGGAGGTAGATGCAGCGGGTAACCCGGTAATGCAGCGTTTCGGCGCCAAGGATGTGGAGGACCTGACCTGGAAGCAGCTGATGGATTCCTATACTTGTACCGAGTGCGGCCGCTGTACAGACGTGTGCCCGGCTAACATGACAGGCAAACTGCTGTCGCCGCGTAAGATCGTGATGGACACCCGCGACAGGATGGAGGAAAAAGGAGAGCACCCGGCTATTTTTGCCCCAAACCACTACAAGGAGATGGGCGTGGAGCGCGTAGACACGACGGAGGAGAATACCTTGCTGCGCGGCTACATTACACCTGAGGAGTTGTGGGCCTGTACTTCCTGCAACGCCTGTGTGGAGGCCTGCCCGGTTAACATAGACCAGCTATCCACCATCATGGACCTGCGCCGCTTCCTGGTGCTGGAGGAGTCTGCCGCGCCGGCATCGCTCAATGCCATGTTCACCAACATTGAAAACAACGGAGCACCTTGGGCCTTCTCCCCGTCAGACCGCTTTAACTGGGCCGACGAACTGTACGTGCCTTCGAAGAATTAA
- a CDS encoding (Fe-S)-binding protein, whose amino-acid sequence MEENKRLVKVPTMAEMAANGEEPEILFWVGCAGSFDDRYKRVTRSFVQILEHVGTKYAVLGTEESCTGDPAKRAGNEFLFQMQAITNIEVLNAYNIKKIVTACPHCFNTIKNEYPDLGGNYEVIHHSTFLQQLVNEGKVRVKDGESFKGRRITFHDSCYLGRANDIYEAPRDVLAALDADLVEMKRVRANGLCCGAGGAQMFKEPEPGNKDINIERTEEALVTLGAGEGVIATACPFCMVMMNDGVKNKDQEDNVRVFDIAELIAQAEGLSK is encoded by the coding sequence ATGGAAGAAAATAAAAGATTAGTGAAAGTGCCTACCATGGCGGAAATGGCTGCCAATGGCGAGGAGCCGGAGATCCTGTTTTGGGTAGGCTGTGCAGGCTCTTTCGACGACCGTTACAAGAGAGTGACGCGCTCGTTTGTGCAGATACTGGAGCACGTGGGAACAAAGTATGCTGTGTTGGGCACCGAAGAAAGCTGCACCGGCGATCCGGCCAAGCGCGCAGGCAACGAATTCCTCTTCCAGATGCAGGCCATCACCAACATTGAGGTGCTGAATGCCTACAACATCAAAAAGATTGTAACGGCTTGCCCGCATTGCTTCAACACCATCAAAAACGAGTATCCGGATTTGGGTGGGAACTACGAGGTGATTCACCACTCCACCTTCCTGCAGCAGCTGGTGAATGAGGGCAAGGTGCGCGTGAAGGATGGCGAGAGCTTTAAAGGCCGCCGCATTACGTTCCACGACTCCTGCTACCTGGGCCGCGCCAACGACATTTACGAAGCGCCGCGCGATGTGCTGGCTGCCCTCGATGCCGACCTGGTGGAGATGAAGCGCGTGCGGGCCAATGGCCTTTGCTGCGGTGCCGGTGGCGCCCAGATGTTTAAGGAGCCGGAGCCAGGCAACAAGGACATCAACATCGAAAGAACAGAAGAGGCCCTGGTCACCCTAGGTGCCGGCGAAGGCGTAATTGCCACAGCCTGCCCTTTTTGCATGGTGATGATGAACGACGGCGTGAAAAACAAGGACCAGGAGGACAACGTAAGAGTTTTTGATATTGCTGAGCTGATTGCCCAGGCGGAGGGGCTTTCTAAATAA
- a CDS encoding OmpA family protein yields the protein MPQHKPLAPLLKQTSVLLLFLFLLASCGAGKYLSKGDKRFGAEEYERAIEYYKQALESSKSPGEVNYKIAESYRLSNRIAQAEPYYKAALDANFRKEDTYFYYALALKANGKYEEAMRQVQDYVRVGTNPQLKSMAARELENLQQLDEILGMNQRYKVENLEALNTEASEFAPYLLDNQLIFSSTRGAGKEYLGNGEGFLDVFATTLTDSAAEMGGAVHKYEGINVEGLHDALATFTNNGGTMVFARGNEGTKKGRQNVDLFVSQRRADGWTEAKPISINDAQAWDSSPAFSPDGKTLYFSSNRRGGLGGTDIYKSTLDDNGRFSKPENLGPEINTPGNESFVSVGPDGTVYVASDGLPGLGNLDLFRIENGKPVNMGQPINSPGDDFGIYLADGQYGFFSSNRDGGKGGDDLYRFVKSDRKQVNFFVDGTLFQQREGKGQQRTAVANHTVTLQDEQGKQLRTTTTDASGQFTFPLDSASTYFLLAEKPGFFTARQRITTIGKMPAQDQLTQEVNDVRLTATLVLNEIVKEKAIVLENIFYDFDKANIRPDAALELDKLVQILKDNPGISIELSSHTDARGSDVYNLDLSQRRAESAVEYIISQGIDRSRITAKGYGETRLVVKNAKTEEEHQRNRRTEFKVVRIQE from the coding sequence ATGCCACAACATAAGCCCTTGGCACCACTACTGAAACAGACAAGTGTTCTTTTGCTGTTCCTGTTCTTGCTCGCTTCCTGCGGAGCCGGCAAGTACCTAAGCAAAGGCGACAAGCGCTTTGGCGCGGAAGAGTATGAGCGCGCTATTGAGTACTACAAACAGGCGCTGGAAAGCAGCAAAAGCCCCGGTGAGGTAAACTACAAGATTGCCGAGTCTTACCGCCTCTCCAACCGCATTGCACAGGCAGAGCCCTACTACAAAGCCGCGCTGGATGCCAATTTCAGGAAAGAAGACACCTACTTTTACTATGCGCTGGCGCTAAAGGCCAATGGCAAGTATGAGGAGGCCATGCGCCAGGTACAGGACTACGTACGCGTAGGCACCAACCCGCAGCTTAAATCAATGGCAGCGCGTGAGCTGGAGAACCTGCAGCAGCTGGACGAGATACTGGGCATGAACCAGCGCTATAAAGTAGAAAACCTGGAGGCGCTGAATACGGAAGCCTCGGAATTCGCGCCATACTTGCTGGACAATCAACTCATTTTCTCCTCCACAAGGGGCGCAGGCAAAGAGTACTTGGGCAACGGCGAAGGGTTCCTTGATGTGTTTGCCACGACACTAACCGACTCTGCCGCTGAGATGGGGGGAGCCGTGCATAAGTATGAAGGCATCAACGTGGAGGGACTGCACGATGCGCTGGCCACCTTCACCAACAACGGCGGCACCATGGTATTTGCCCGTGGCAACGAAGGCACGAAAAAAGGCCGCCAGAACGTAGACCTGTTCGTGTCTCAGCGCCGCGCGGACGGCTGGACGGAAGCCAAGCCCATCAGCATAAACGATGCACAGGCATGGGATTCCTCTCCTGCTTTCTCACCGGATGGCAAAACCTTATACTTCTCCTCGAACCGCAGAGGTGGCCTCGGAGGCACCGATATTTATAAATCAACCCTGGATGATAATGGCCGATTCTCTAAGCCAGAGAACCTTGGCCCTGAAATAAACACACCGGGCAACGAAAGCTTTGTATCAGTGGGGCCTGATGGTACGGTTTACGTGGCCTCTGATGGCCTGCCGGGGTTAGGCAACCTTGACCTGTTCCGCATCGAAAATGGCAAGCCTGTAAACATGGGGCAGCCGATCAACTCACCGGGCGATGATTTTGGCATCTACCTGGCTGATGGGCAGTACGGCTTCTTCTCGTCGAATCGCGATGGCGGCAAAGGCGGCGACGACCTGTACCGTTTTGTGAAGAGCGACCGCAAGCAGGTGAATTTCTTTGTAGACGGCACCTTGTTTCAACAGCGTGAGGGCAAAGGCCAGCAGCGCACAGCCGTTGCAAACCATACTGTTACTTTACAGGATGAGCAGGGAAAGCAACTGCGCACCACTACCACCGATGCTAGCGGTCAGTTCACGTTCCCGCTTGACTCTGCCTCCACGTACTTCCTGCTAGCCGAGAAGCCCGGCTTCTTTACGGCCCGCCAGCGCATCACTACCATTGGCAAAATGCCCGCCCAAGATCAGCTAACGCAGGAGGTGAACGATGTGCGCCTGACAGCAACGCTGGTGCTGAACGAGATCGTGAAGGAAAAAGCTATCGTGCTGGAGAACATTTTCTACGACTTCGACAAGGCCAATATTCGTCCGGATGCCGCTTTGGAGTTGGATAAGCTGGTGCAGATACTAAAAGACAACCCGGGCATTTCAATTGAGCTAAGCTCACACACCGACGCACGCGGCAGCGATGTGTATAACCTGGACCTGTCGCAGCGCCGCGCCGAGTCAGCCGTGGAGTACATCATCTCGCAGGGCATCGACCGCTCCCGCATCACAGCCAAAGGCTACGGCGAAACACGCCTGGTGGTGAAAAACGCCAAAACAGAGGAAGAGCACCAGCGCAACAGACGTACAGAATTTAAAGTTGTGCGTATACAGGAGTAA
- a CDS encoding outer membrane beta-barrel protein: protein MKNKLLLPLLGAIALFATPALAQDTPTSKPQATAPYNTSIGFRASVAGPSGLTPEIRIKHFIRPQSALELQVGQWNYQGAYQASLHYLWQPQLLTSSRLRPYAGLGIGAVGSTKDRFGERQVMETHAVLLGSVGVEYAFRKLPLAVSLDYRYVVTGFNTHSFDAVNGSRASTFGIGLKYTLRK from the coding sequence ATGAAAAACAAACTCCTGCTCCCGCTACTGGGGGCCATCGCCCTGTTTGCCACTCCCGCGCTGGCACAAGACACGCCTACTTCCAAACCACAGGCAACCGCACCCTACAATACCTCCATCGGCTTTCGTGCTTCAGTTGCTGGTCCCTCAGGCCTCACTCCTGAAATTAGGATCAAGCATTTTATCCGTCCGCAGTCTGCCCTGGAGCTACAAGTGGGCCAGTGGAATTACCAAGGTGCTTACCAGGCCTCCCTGCACTACCTCTGGCAGCCGCAGTTACTCACCTCAAGCCGCTTGCGCCCTTACGCTGGTCTGGGCATCGGTGCCGTCGGTAGTACAAAAGATCGGTTTGGAGAGAGGCAGGTCATGGAGACGCATGCTGTTTTGTTAGGCTCTGTGGGCGTGGAATATGCCTTCCGCAAGCTGCCGCTGGCCGTTTCCCTGGATTACCGCTACGTTGTTACCGGCTTCAATACCCATTCCTTTGATGCCGTTAACGGCTCTCGTGCCAGCACCTTCGGCATCGGGTTAAAGTATACTCTGCGGAAGTAG
- a CDS encoding AIR synthase related protein — protein MENRYLRRGVSASKEDVHNAIKNIDKGLFPKAFCKIIPDILTGDEAYCAIMHADGAGTKSSLAYMYWKETGDLSVWKGIAQDAVVMNTDDLLCVGATDNILLSSTIGRNKNLIPGEVIAAIINGTEEVLQMLRDNGMGIYSTGGETADVGDLVRTIIVDSTVTARMRRDEVISNHTIQPGDVIVGFASFGQATYETEYNGGMGSNGLTSARHDVFHKYLAASYPESYDHEVPADLIYSGNCRLTDVDKETGMEIGKLVLSPTRTYAPIVKAILQEHRQHIHGMVHCSGGAQTKVLHFTDKVHIIKDKLFPVPPLFRIIQEQSQTDWKEMYKVFNMGHRLEIYLPEEYAQDLIDISQSFGVEAQIIGKVKKSDKNELTIRSKQGEFHYEG, from the coding sequence ATGGAAAATAGATATTTGCGCCGCGGCGTTTCCGCTTCAAAAGAAGATGTGCACAACGCCATCAAGAACATCGACAAGGGGCTTTTCCCAAAGGCATTCTGCAAAATCATACCTGATATACTTACCGGCGACGAGGCGTACTGCGCCATCATGCATGCCGACGGCGCAGGTACCAAATCATCGCTGGCTTACATGTACTGGAAAGAAACCGGCGATCTGAGCGTGTGGAAAGGCATTGCGCAGGACGCTGTAGTGATGAACACCGATGATTTGCTGTGCGTGGGTGCCACCGATAACATCCTGCTGTCCTCCACCATTGGCCGCAACAAGAACCTGATTCCGGGCGAGGTGATTGCAGCCATCATCAACGGCACCGAAGAAGTGCTGCAGATGCTGCGCGACAACGGCATGGGTATTTACAGCACCGGCGGCGAAACGGCTGACGTGGGTGACCTGGTGCGTACTATTATTGTAGACAGCACCGTAACCGCCCGCATGCGCCGCGACGAGGTGATCTCAAACCATACAATTCAGCCTGGCGACGTGATCGTGGGCTTCGCGTCTTTCGGCCAAGCCACGTATGAGACGGAGTATAATGGCGGCATGGGCAGCAACGGCCTTACCTCGGCCCGCCACGATGTGTTCCATAAGTACCTGGCAGCCTCTTACCCCGAAAGCTACGACCATGAAGTGCCCGCCGATTTGATCTATTCGGGCAACTGCCGGCTGACGGATGTGGACAAGGAAACAGGGATGGAGATTGGCAAGCTGGTGCTATCACCAACCCGTACCTACGCGCCCATCGTGAAAGCCATTCTGCAGGAGCACCGGCAGCACATCCACGGCATGGTGCATTGCAGCGGCGGGGCGCAGACTAAGGTGCTGCATTTTACGGATAAGGTACACATCATTAAAGACAAGCTGTTCCCGGTGCCGCCGTTGTTCCGCATTATTCAGGAGCAAAGCCAGACGGATTGGAAAGAGATGTACAAGGTCTTCAACATGGGCCATCGCCTGGAAATCTACCTGCCGGAGGAGTACGCGCAGGACTTGATAGACATCTCCCAAAGCTTTGGGGTGGAGGCGCAGATCATCGGCAAGGTGAAGAAGAGCGACAAGAACGAACTTACCATTCGCAGCAAGCAGGGCGAGTTTCATTACGAAGGCTAA
- a CDS encoding outer membrane beta-barrel protein, with product MKTLLLSLLLLLSALAAAVQAQPTAKDTTEAKRFYIGATATTMGYNVKYREEPKGGDIHTRGVLNMGYRLSKRARVQVGVSYGTANTYNDVVYVEAEDKLIFYDEVSRSRGIAVPITGEYILLYPFRRLQLYGTAMLTPVYSTTRVKKTERREEESTVTYDEQASGFSASLSAGFGLGYPVSKRLDAYFNYYMISRDFHRNLRRRDEYPYPGSLAIGLNYNFNLKREK from the coding sequence GTGAAAACACTACTACTGTCCCTTCTCCTCTTATTATCCGCGCTAGCTGCAGCAGTGCAGGCACAGCCAACTGCCAAAGACACGACCGAGGCCAAACGATTCTATATTGGCGCTACCGCCACCACAATGGGCTATAACGTCAAGTATAGGGAGGAGCCCAAAGGTGGGGACATTCATACCCGCGGCGTGCTGAACATGGGCTACAGGCTGAGCAAAAGAGCAAGGGTGCAGGTAGGGGTATCGTACGGTACAGCTAATACATACAATGATGTTGTGTATGTAGAGGCCGAGGACAAGCTGATTTTTTATGATGAGGTGTCCCGTTCCAGGGGTATTGCTGTTCCAATCACAGGGGAGTATATTCTGCTGTATCCTTTCAGGCGGTTGCAACTCTACGGAACGGCCATGCTTACGCCCGTTTACAGCACAACCCGGGTAAAGAAAACAGAACGGCGGGAAGAGGAGTCCACTGTTACGTATGATGAACAGGCCTCAGGCTTCAGTGCGTCGCTGTCAGCCGGGTTTGGCCTCGGCTATCCTGTAAGCAAACGGCTGGACGCTTACTTCAACTACTACATGATCAGTAGGGACTTTCACAGAAACCTGAGGAGAAGAGACGAGTACCCGTACCCGGGGTCTCTGGCAATAGGGCTTAACTACAATTTCAACCTAAAGCGGGAGAAGTAA
- a CDS encoding DUF4476 domain-containing protein: MRKLLLPFLLVLLALPVWAQASILTFTAERGEYFQVAVNGQAINRTASNYVRINHLRPGRHYVEVKVRSRHGLYKMGQRVFVPEGVEANYGVRTMGRSGKAYLRLLSEVPLAPVVVVPAPLPPLYPDYHRHDDYCGHDRYDEDRYDPVPPRHNDGYYGNCRNLLSGRELERLIDTMHSRDFESTKLSIARDALRNSSIMAEGLKRLLQQFDHESSRVELAKYAYESVCDKDRFYYIYDIFRFDSSVRELEEYTSRRR, from the coding sequence ATGAGAAAGCTTCTACTTCCGTTCCTGCTTGTGCTGCTGGCGTTGCCGGTTTGGGCACAGGCTTCCATACTTACCTTCACTGCCGAGCGCGGCGAATATTTTCAGGTAGCCGTTAATGGGCAAGCCATTAACCGCACCGCCTCCAACTATGTGCGCATCAATCACCTGCGGCCGGGAAGGCATTACGTGGAGGTGAAGGTGAGGAGCCGCCATGGCCTGTACAAAATGGGGCAGCGCGTGTTTGTGCCCGAAGGAGTGGAGGCAAATTACGGCGTGCGCACCATGGGCCGGAGCGGCAAAGCTTACCTGAGGCTGCTCAGCGAAGTACCGCTGGCCCCGGTGGTGGTGGTGCCGGCTCCGCTGCCGCCGCTCTACCCAGATTATCATCGCCACGACGACTACTGCGGCCACGACCGTTACGATGAAGACCGTTACGACCCTGTGCCGCCGCGCCACAACGACGGTTACTACGGCAACTGCCGCAACCTGCTTTCCGGCCGCGAGCTGGAACGCCTCATCGACACCATGCACAGCCGCGACTTTGAGAGCACCAAACTTAGCATTGCCCGCGATGCCCTTCGCAACAGCAGCATCATGGCTGAGGGTCTGAAGCGCCTGCTCCAGCAGTTCGACCACGAGAGCTCCCGGGTGGAGTTAGCCAAGTATGCCTATGAATCGGTTTGCGATAAAGACCGCTTCTACTACATCTACGACATCTTCCGCTTCGACAGCAGCGTGCGGGAACTGGAGGAGTATACTTCCCGAAGAAGATGA
- a CDS encoding DUF4293 domain-containing protein, whose product MIQRIQTVFLALLAIAMVCMLFLPLWSGTDATSGETVVLTAWNLKSYFLDAAGDPTSAGSIPPQGAFAIGMLAIAAAVVAVYEIFQFKSRLNQMKMGLLNTLVLAALLGTTFYYATYVGAEMVNSPENGDYQAGFFMPVLGLLLNALANRFIRRDENLVRSVDRLR is encoded by the coding sequence ATGATACAAAGAATTCAAACCGTATTTCTGGCCCTGCTCGCTATCGCCATGGTCTGTATGCTGTTCCTGCCGCTGTGGTCGGGCACAGATGCCACCTCCGGCGAAACAGTGGTGCTCACTGCCTGGAACCTCAAGTCATACTTCCTCGACGCAGCGGGCGACCCTACTTCTGCCGGCTCCATTCCGCCACAGGGCGCTTTTGCCATTGGCATGCTGGCAATTGCCGCCGCGGTTGTGGCCGTATACGAGATCTTTCAGTTTAAAAGCCGCCTGAACCAGATGAAAATGGGCTTGCTGAACACACTTGTACTTGCTGCCCTACTAGGCACCACCTTCTACTACGCCACCTACGTGGGCGCTGAAATGGTAAACAGCCCCGAAAACGGCGACTACCAGGCCGGCTTCTTTATGCCGGTGCTGGGCCTGCTGCTCAACGCCCTGGCCAACCGCTTCATCCGGCGCGACGAAAACCTGGTTCGGTCCGTGGACAGGTTGAGGTAA
- a CDS encoding acetyl-CoA C-acyltransferase, which produces MYTAYIVDILRTPVGKFGGALSSVRPDDMAALVLREIMVRNPNLDPALIEEVVLGAANQAGEDNRNVARMALLLAGLPQEIGGVTVNRLCASGLQSIMDASRAISCGDGDVYLAGGVESMTRAPFVMGKAETAYSRTAEIYDTTIGWRFINEKLSKLHYPFGMGETAENVAERYGISRETQDEFAHQSQVKYKEAAEQGKFRNEIIPVAIPQRKGDDIIFDTDEHPRLSTVEKLNSLSPAFKKDGSVTAGNSSGINDGAAVSIIVSEEMLKRYNLTPMARVVSAAVAGVDPAHMGIGPVTATQKALKRAGLSINDLDLIELNEAFASQAVACMRELELDPAKVNVNGGSIAIGHPLGASGTRISATLLHEMKRRAEARYGLATMCVGVGQGVAVIYEKV; this is translated from the coding sequence ATGTACACTGCTTATATAGTTGATATTTTAAGAACACCAGTCGGCAAGTTTGGAGGCGCTCTCAGCAGCGTTCGCCCCGACGATATGGCCGCGCTGGTGCTAAGAGAAATAATGGTCCGCAACCCAAACCTCGACCCTGCCCTGATTGAGGAGGTGGTGCTGGGAGCAGCCAACCAGGCCGGCGAAGATAACCGCAACGTGGCGCGCATGGCCTTGCTGCTGGCGGGCTTGCCGCAGGAAATAGGCGGAGTAACCGTTAACCGCCTCTGTGCCTCAGGGCTGCAGTCCATCATGGATGCCTCCCGTGCCATTAGCTGTGGCGACGGCGACGTATACCTGGCAGGCGGTGTGGAAAGTATGACGCGTGCGCCCTTTGTGATGGGCAAGGCCGAAACCGCTTACAGCCGCACCGCAGAAATTTACGATACTACTATCGGCTGGCGCTTCATTAATGAGAAACTGTCGAAGCTGCACTACCCGTTCGGGATGGGAGAGACGGCGGAGAACGTTGCGGAGCGTTACGGCATTTCACGTGAAACCCAGGACGAGTTTGCACACCAGTCGCAGGTAAAGTATAAAGAGGCGGCAGAGCAGGGCAAGTTCCGCAACGAGATTATACCAGTGGCCATTCCGCAGCGCAAAGGCGACGACATTATCTTTGATACCGACGAGCACCCGCGCCTTTCTACCGTGGAGAAGCTAAACTCGCTCAGCCCAGCCTTTAAGAAAGACGGTTCTGTGACGGCAGGCAATTCCTCAGGTATAAACGATGGCGCGGCAGTTTCTATCATTGTAAGCGAGGAGATGCTCAAGCGCTACAACCTGACTCCAATGGCACGCGTGGTTTCCGCTGCCGTTGCGGGCGTGGACCCGGCCCACATGGGCATCGGCCCGGTAACGGCCACACAAAAAGCCTTGAAACGTGCCGGACTAAGTATAAACGACCTTGACCTGATCGAGCTGAACGAAGCTTTCGCCTCCCAGGCCGTTGCCTGTATGCGCGAACTGGAGCTCGATCCTGCGAAGGTGAACGTAAACGGCGGCTCGATTGCGATTGGCCACCCACTTGGCGCCAGCGGTACCCGCATCTCTGCCACGCTGCTGCACGAAATGAAGCGCAGAGCAGAAGCCCGTTACGGTTTAGCGACCATGTGTGTAGGCGTAGGGCAGGGCGTAGCTGTGATTTACGAGAAAGTATAA